The Pieris brassicae chromosome 6, ilPieBrab1.1, whole genome shotgun sequence genome window below encodes:
- the LOC123711334 gene encoding UDP-glycosyltransferase UGT5-like — protein MSKRVAVFAFLISLAGIESARILAWFPTPSISHQIVFRPIIHELARRGHDIVFITPDPAKVNIPGLKQIDVHNVSYSNWQELLIDNRVDKQQLLTQIKEFIERFTIVFDKQNEDPEVKRVVTEDRDKFDLVITEACVRVAYGLGHAFNKPVVIISSFGLVPTHYGVFGAPTHPFLYPSPGRQRLYNLTALEKINEIISFVVLEAIVRTTEDNDYRIMRKHLGEDVPSFDDLFKNIKLALVNEHPLWADNRPVGPNVKFIGGVHQTPPKELPKDLKQYLDASKNGVIYLSFGTNVKTSILPTEVIETIIKVLSKLPYNILWKWDMDELPGKPKNIKISKWFPQADILRHPNVKLFITQGGLQSTDEAITAGVPVLGMPVIGDQWYNVEKYVHHKIGLQLDLFTLKEEPFRNAIETIIGDPSFKKNILKLRDVMRDTPLKPLDNAVWWIEHVIKHGGDHLQPPSAGMTWTEYYELSLLSAVAAILIITIIVLFSFLKIVFRFVRSLFMSKAKLKKK, from the exons ATGTCGAAACGAGTGGCTGTGTTTGCTTTTCTAATATCCCTCGCGGGAATAGAATCCGCGAGGATATTAGCATGGTTTCCAACTCCATCTATAAGCCACCAAATAGTTTTTCGACCCATCATCCACGAACTTGCACGACGAGGCCATGATATTGTGTTCATAACCCCTGATCCTGCTAAAGTTAATATACCAGGCTTGAAGCAAATTGACGTACACAATGTCTCCTATTCAAATTGGCAAGAATTACTCATAGATAACAGAGTGGATAAGCAACAACTATTGACGCAAATCAAGGAATTTATTGAAAGATTTACAATAGtgtttgataaacaaaatgaagATCCAGAAGTCAAAAGGGTGGTGACGGAAGATCGGGATAAATTTGATCTAGTCATAACGGAAGCATGTGTGCGCGTAGCATATGGTCTGGGCCATGCGTTCAATAAACCAGTAGTTATAATAAGTTCTTTTGGTCTAGTACCAACACACTATGGCGTTTTTGGTGCACCGACCCATCCATTTCTGTATCCGTCACCCGGTCGTCAAAGATTGTACAATTTGACAGCTCTTGAGaagattaatgaaataataagttttgttgTGTTAGAAGCTATAGTCAGAACGACTGAAGATAATGATTATAGAATAATGAGAAAACATCTTGGTGAAGATGTACCTAGCTTTGACGAtctttttaagaatattaaactAGCTTTGGTAAATGAACATCCACTTTGGGCGGACAATCGGCCGGTTGGCCCTAATGTTAAATTCATCGGTGGAGTCCACCAAACACCGCCAAAAGAACTTCCAaag GATCTCAAGCAATACCTGGATGCTTCCAAGAACGGTgtgatatatttaagttttggaacaaatgtaaaaacttCAATTCTACCTACAGAAGTaattgaaacaattataaaggttttatctaaattaccttataacattttatggaAATGGGACATGGATGAGTTACCGGGAAAACCGAAGAATATCAAAATTTCTAAGTGGTTCCCACAAGCAgatattttaa gGCATCCCAACGTAAAACTATTCATAACACAAGGAGGTCTACAATCTACTGACGAAGCAATAACGGCTGGAGTACCTGTCTTGGGGATGCCAGTCATTGGTGACCAATGGTACAATGTAGAAAAGTATGTGCATCACAAAATTGGTTTACAACTTGATTTATTCACTTTGAAAGAAGAGCCTTTTAGAAATGCAATTGAAACTATTATTGGAGATCCAAG TTTCaagaagaatattttaaagttaaggGATGTTATGCGAGATACGCCCTTAAAACCCTTGGATAATGCTGTGTGGTGGATCGAACATGTGATAAAACATGGAGGGGACCATTTACAGCCTCCATCTGCTGGCATGACCTGGACAGAATATTATGAGCTAAGCTTACTTAGTGCTGTTGcagcaattttaattattacgataattgtattgtttagttttcttaaaattGTGTTTCGTTTTGTAAGATCTTTATTTATGTCAAAGGCTAAACTAAAGAAAAAGTAA
- the LOC123710907 gene encoding UDP-glucosyltransferase 2-like isoform X1 has translation MSNLILFFVVIVAWNFTESARILGVFPTPSISHQVVFRPIMHALAKRGHDVVIITPDPAFPKGKAPPNLTEIDVHDESYIHIDKLLSVHRGRKNDFITQFTKILEGMPIIFESQLQVPEVQKILKEADTFDLVFIEACVRAALALSHVIKAPVIQISSLGISAPQYALAGAPIQPFVYPTPLQQRIYNLSLLEKLKELLSFQKIVRHIYATDYLDYNLAKKYFGDIPQFEELFTNTKMLFINEHPLWADNRPVPPNILYIGGVHEVTEKPLPNPLKTYLDSSKNGVIYISFGTNVRANMLCPEKINVMVDVLSKLQYDILWKWDNETLINKSENIVISKWFPQSDLLKHPKVKLFITQGGLQSTDEAINAAVPLLGVPMLADQWYNVEKYVRHRIGVQIDFETLTHEEFKNAIDSVINNSSYKENIIRLRSMMRDQPMKPLDQAIYWTEHILKHGGDHLQPPNFGAYGFYDYYEVPLVLTISFCLFIVVCLFVWILVMLLRFLRKLTFGKVKTS, from the exons ATGTCgaatctaatattattttttgtagtgaTAGTAGCATGGAACTTCACAGAATCCGCGAGGATTTTAGGGGTTTTTCCAACACCTTCAATAAGCCATCAGGTTGTATTTCGTCCAATTATGCACGCTCTTGCAAAGCGGGGACATGACGTAGTAATAATAACCCCAGACCCCGCTTTTCCAAAAGGTAAAGCCCCGCCAAATCTCACCGAAATTGACGTACACGATGAATCATATATTCACATAGACAAACTGCTCTCAGTGCACAGAGGAAGAAAGAATGATTTTATaacacaatttacaaaaatcctAGAGGGTATGccaattatatttgaaagtcAGTTACAAGTACCAGAAGTGCAAAAGATACTAAAAGAAGCAGACACATTTGATTTAGTGTTCATAGAAGCTTGTGTAAGAGCGGCGTTAGCATTAAGTCACGTGATTAAAGCACCTGTCATTCAAATAAGCTCATTAGGAATTTCAGCACCGCAGTATGCTTTAGCTGGTGCTCCTATACAGCCTTTTGTATATCCAACACCACTTCAACAACGCATATATAACTTATCATTACTTGAAAAACTCAAAGAACTTCTGTCCTTTCAAAAGATAGTAAGACATATTTATGCAACTGACTATTTGGACTATAACTTggcgaaaaaatattttggagaTATTCCACAATTTGAAGAACTGTTTACGAACacgaaaatgttatttatcaaTGAACATCCTCTATGGGCTGACAATCGACCGGTGCCCCCAAATATTCTGTACATTGGAGGAGTACATGAAGTAACGGAAAAACCTCTGCCTAAT CCTCTAAAAACATATTTGGATTCATCGAAGAATggagtaatttatataagttttggAACTAATGTGCGGGCAAATATGCTTTGTCCTGAAAAAATCAATGTCATGGTAGATGTGTTATCGAAATTACAGTACGACATTCTCTGGAAATGGGATaatgagactttaataaacaaatcggaaaatatagtaatatctAAATGGTTTCCGCAATCGGACCTTCTTA AACATCCTAAagtgaaattattcataaCCCAAGGAGGTTTGCAATCTACCGATGAAGCCATAAATGCTGCCGTACCACTCCTAGGTGTACCAATGTTAGCTGACCAATGGTACAATGTAGAAAAGTATGTTCGTCACAGAATAGGAGTCCAAATAGACTTTGAGACTCTCACGCatgaagaatttaaaaatgccaTAGAtagtgttataaataattctag ttacaagGAAAATATAATTCGCCTTCGGTCAATGATGCGTGATCAACCCATGAAGCCGTTGGATCAAGCTATTTACTGGACAGAGCACATTTTGAAACACGGCGGTGACCATCTTCAGCCACCCAACTTTGGTGCCTATGGATTTTATGACTATTACGAAGTTCCATTAGTTTTAACTATTtccttttgtttatttattgttgtatgtttatttgtttggATTTTAGTTATGTTATTGAGATTTTTAAGAAAACTAACATTCGGTAAAGTAAAGACGAGTTAG
- the LOC123710907 gene encoding UDP-glucosyltransferase 2-like isoform X2 has product MSNLILFFVVIVAWNFTESARILGVFPTPSISHQVVFRPIMHALAKRGHDVVIITPDPAFPKGKAPPNLTEIDVHDESYIHIDKLLSVHRGRKNDFITQFTKILEGMPIIFESQLQVPEVQKILKEADTFDLVFIEACVRAALALSHVIKAPVIQISSLGISAPQYALAGAPIQPFVYPTPLQQRIYNLSLLEKLKELLSFQKIVRHIYATDYLDYNLAKKYFGDIPQFEELFTNTKMLFINEHPLWADNRPVPPNILYIGGVHEVTEKPLPNPLKTYLDSSKNGVIYISFGTNVRANMLCPEKINVMVDVLSKLQYDILWKWDNETLINKSENIVISKWFPQSDLLKHPKVKLFITQGGLQSTDEAINAAVPLLGVPMLADQWYNVEKYVRHRIGVQIDFETLTHEEFKNAIDSVINNSR; this is encoded by the exons ATGTCgaatctaatattattttttgtagtgaTAGTAGCATGGAACTTCACAGAATCCGCGAGGATTTTAGGGGTTTTTCCAACACCTTCAATAAGCCATCAGGTTGTATTTCGTCCAATTATGCACGCTCTTGCAAAGCGGGGACATGACGTAGTAATAATAACCCCAGACCCCGCTTTTCCAAAAGGTAAAGCCCCGCCAAATCTCACCGAAATTGACGTACACGATGAATCATATATTCACATAGACAAACTGCTCTCAGTGCACAGAGGAAGAAAGAATGATTTTATaacacaatttacaaaaatcctAGAGGGTATGccaattatatttgaaagtcAGTTACAAGTACCAGAAGTGCAAAAGATACTAAAAGAAGCAGACACATTTGATTTAGTGTTCATAGAAGCTTGTGTAAGAGCGGCGTTAGCATTAAGTCACGTGATTAAAGCACCTGTCATTCAAATAAGCTCATTAGGAATTTCAGCACCGCAGTATGCTTTAGCTGGTGCTCCTATACAGCCTTTTGTATATCCAACACCACTTCAACAACGCATATATAACTTATCATTACTTGAAAAACTCAAAGAACTTCTGTCCTTTCAAAAGATAGTAAGACATATTTATGCAACTGACTATTTGGACTATAACTTggcgaaaaaatattttggagaTATTCCACAATTTGAAGAACTGTTTACGAACacgaaaatgttatttatcaaTGAACATCCTCTATGGGCTGACAATCGACCGGTGCCCCCAAATATTCTGTACATTGGAGGAGTACATGAAGTAACGGAAAAACCTCTGCCTAAT CCTCTAAAAACATATTTGGATTCATCGAAGAATggagtaatttatataagttttggAACTAATGTGCGGGCAAATATGCTTTGTCCTGAAAAAATCAATGTCATGGTAGATGTGTTATCGAAATTACAGTACGACATTCTCTGGAAATGGGATaatgagactttaataaacaaatcggaaaatatagtaatatctAAATGGTTTCCGCAATCGGACCTTCTTA AACATCCTAAagtgaaattattcataaCCCAAGGAGGTTTGCAATCTACCGATGAAGCCATAAATGCTGCCGTACCACTCCTAGGTGTACCAATGTTAGCTGACCAATGGTACAATGTAGAAAAGTATGTTCGTCACAGAATAGGAGTCCAAATAGACTTTGAGACTCTCACGCatgaagaatttaaaaatgccaTAGAtagtgttataaataattctaggtaa